A region from the Branchiostoma lanceolatum isolate klBraLanc5 chromosome 2, klBraLanc5.hap2, whole genome shotgun sequence genome encodes:
- the LOC136428559 gene encoding C-myc promoter-binding protein-like isoform X7 yields MEERNQRVVEYFVVAGLTETSKPLEEEIDNSHRTIAPQDPIVELAVIHRGQGEVPPQGFTCIEHTPFGFPADLNHGSLRTSPIHLCYRRGRDKPPLTDIGVLYEGKERVMSGCEIIHSTPYGRPANVNNKAPLGGHRTYITTRRASENAAHNSLAVTDICVILTNKGETPPHAFCQIDKNLNKGMVGSDVFLCYKKSMAKMNYISYKAGLIGRYPMEDYESFPLPEQVPIFCLPMGATIECWPNDAKHPLPVFSTFVLTNVDADKVYGAAVSFYESYPAEKLTEEQRKRLNYQTELDRQTKTIHTNKCISLMSHWPFFDAFRKFLTYLYRLSVSGPHAVPLERHISHFMHDVPFPSPQRPRILVQMGAVDSLLLMQPHHSPLPLSGASLTALLTNLGPDNAMNLLLFALLENKILLHSLRPAVLTSVAEALQLILFPLHWPCPYIPLCPLDLADVINAPVPFIVGVDSRYFDLYEPPQDVICVDLDTNSIRQPRDNKLINHKILPKKPAKLLRNSLVHLCNQLIEVDIFPSIYFGVHRQTTPDEVAVDLAPLDDGLKKQKKKLSIELAIQEAFLRFMACLLKGYRHFLLPITEKPTERTTDASSLFDLQGFLRSRNTNQKFFTQIMKTQMFIGFIEECSFVSEKDTSLAFFDECMDKVDPERSDRPDEQLIDLEESFKSEHTVFVTPPEPRDLPDGRKYSYTVFPDLDHSLFLRPPHLANQFKQVSTAKPSSPMAVTRRTKAELRHSQKVAKKNSGSPMLWAKLLLSHCFSLWFICLPAYVKASHSKARALRTAYDMLVKMQHACRRDHLDEVCYRVVMQLCGQYSQPVLAVKVLMEMKRNGITPNAITYGHYNKAILESRWPTGNRDGFLLWTKLRNAILAIAQFRRGIKRTVLQTSDSSDADAVSRTSVESFPDGTAAHTGAEFVNDVVKLDTHDRISMGGQSDQGYSSMTKDEVRRGDSSVTSPLTDQDLNSTTSSQSSDLNAPQDKSRGKLDNSSENEDEDDTNGVDSDATVQEQPKFEPVDYDGPEPFRPRVSSIVRNSGSMSSISTLRGSTRKDIEGHGRPKAKVKRLISLPDGVVPIGSAAGLLITSQTSVEEPVFHERSYSLSAAIRPARSPRKRHKSAGDPSKMKRAGGGSGGSGSGVERPRYPSGDSNVTLTEVLSRQGSHDSEMDGELKIDLFKGDAKLLSGLSRDDSQGRQRMKGAGRPASVGWFSDGSRSRSSSDASVMKHRKAAGAATRLKRSSGDSAMSRKQSEEEEKKKKELEEKKKKELVRKDSWENQWDPFLNEDLDKEETDETKDDAKDDDSEAKCNSIGRPRIRRPSLTEASFHPLLPLDDDMDSKQEKITKSVPSEPRGKTDRSLSLALESDMPKLFQNFDSTGTSPTSANTSPPREVPRHFHKSPSCHAKLGSAGSPPLAVPLSESPDESGLVVAVAASLPSRTTSHNRQGSGTSFSFLKSAAASMFSSGRGTSPTSSPRMPRSMSEATGMKDRASPALTPVHSRQGSGSSSKLDVFKAAASAVASKLMGSSLTTRSDNMLRAPELDNLVTFDGDDSEGERTPKRSSRNLDYLSRSETHLVGTPPDMMSGSLPMPGMLNRRDSLDSHGSSRYASTQSIFHNYAMEVRMSSCMRCYSCNTLLYDEEIMAGWTADDSNLNTECQHCKSLLVPFLNVVVTDLRGGSRQFLTPSQSIESFHSIQSAPPVHPMATLSQTSLTRTGSDLSADSLVQVGEGEVDGTAMSHSYSPARPHIRLKHSLSVEHPHTNSAPQPIHIPVDRRRCTSECVPARRESLGSSLKTGPLLSVEEEQDKSLPSSFKDQQEFLAVAAQRPQPDPITVPYLSPLVLRKEVENVLESEGDSSLTRPDFVDQHPIIYWNLVWYFRRLDVPSNLIGLVLSAEITTKAAEIPKQWLSADSKHVCVKVLWDNINLHEEPGQPLYLMWNAHAQKSSLAHALITEEKLSSKRFMQSIVTSIQSNDLLTPMKYMLKEYHKHKATQGRHRSIYREILYLSLVSLGRDNIDHGRITAPYAFDREYKLAFSRLSEDLQAMTQEDDKPPSARTLWCRRIFSSLYL; encoded by the exons atggaggaGAGAAACCAGCGCGTGGTGGAGTATTTCGTGGTCGCTGGTCTCACGGAGACGTCCAAGCCGCTAGAAGAAGAAATCGACAACTCCCACAGAACTATCGCCCCACAGGACCCGATCGTAGAACTCGCTGTGATCCACCGCGGGCAGGGGGAGGTTCCGCCGCAGGGGTTCACGTGTATAGAACACACGCCGTTTGGCTTTCCCGCGGACTTGAACCACGGAAGCCTGCGGACTTCACCCATACACCTGTGTTATAGAAGAGGACGTGATAAACCGCCGCTCACGGATATAGG AGTTCTATATGAAGGTAAAGAACGTGTGATGTCCGGTTGTGAGATCATACACAGCACGCCCTACGGACGTCCCGCCAATGTTAATAACAAGGCTCCCCTGGGGGGACACAGAACTTACATCACCACCAGGAGAGCCTCCGAAAATGCCGCCCACAATTCCTTAGCGGTCACGGACATCTGTGTAATACTCACCAACAAGGGCGAGACCCCGCCACATGCATTCTGTCAGATAGACAAGAACCTTAACAAGGGCATG GTTGGTTCTGATGTCTTTCTCTGTTACAAGAAGTCCATGGCCAAGATGAACTACATATCTTACAAAGCAG gtttgatagGAAGGTATCCTATGGAGGATTACGAGAGTTTCCCCCTACCGGAGCAAGTTCCCATCTTCTGCCTACCTATGGGTGCTACTATAGAGTGTTGGCCGAACGATGCCAAACACCCACTCCCTGTGTTCTCCACTTTCGTGCTTACCAATGTAGACGCAGATAAG GTTTATGGTGCTGCAGTGTCATTCTACGAGAGTTATCCCGCAGAGAAACTCACGGAGGAACAGCGCAAGAGGCTTAACTATCAGACCGAACTCGACAGGCAAACCAAGACCATCCACACCAACAAGTGCATCTCCCTGATGTCTCACTGGCCATTCTTCGACGCGTTTCGAAAGTTTCTGACCTACTTGTACAGGCTGTCGGTCTCGGGTCCGCACGCGGTGCCCCTGGAGAGACACATCTCGCACTTCATGCATGATGTTCCATTCCCGTCGCCCCAGCGGCCGAGAATACTCGTACAG ATGGGTGCTGTTGATTCCCTATTGCTGATGCAGCCTCACCATTCTCCCCTGCCCCTCAG TGGTGCCTCCCTGACTGCCCTGCTGACCAACCTGGGCCCAGACAACGCCATGAACCTGCTGTTGTTCGCCCTGTTGGAGAACAAGATCCTCCTGCACTCCCTAAGGCCTGCTGTACTCACCAGCGTGGCAGAGGCGCTACAACTG ATATTGTTCCCTCTCCACTGGCCATGTCCGTACATCCCCCTCTGTCCTCTGGACCTTGCTGATGTCATCAACGCTCCTGTGCCCTTCATAGTCG GTGTGGACTCTAGATACTTTGACTTGTACGAGCCCCCCCAGGATGTCATCTGTGTGGATCTGGACACAAACTCCATCAGACA ACCCCGCGATAATAAGCTCATTAACCACAAGATCCTTCCAAAG AAACCCGCAAAGCTGCTAAGAAACTCGCTAGTCCACTTGTGCAATCAGCTGATAGAAG TTGATATTTTCCCAAGTATTTACTTTGGTG TTCATCGTCAAACCACACCCGACGAAGTGGCCGTGGACTTGGCACCGTTGGACGATGGCCTgaaaaaacagaagaagaag CTGTCTATAGAGCTTGCCATCCAGGAGGCGTTTCTGAGGTTCATGGCGTGCTTGCTGAAAGGCTACAGACACTTTCTTCTTCCCATCACGGAGAAGCCAACGGAGAGAACAACAGACGCCAGCTCGCTGTTCGACCTGCAGG GTTTCTTGAGAAGCCGCAACACCAACCAGAAGTTCTTCACCCAGATCATGAAGACGCAGATGTTCATCGGCTTCATCGAGGAGTGCTCCTTTGTGTCAGAGAAGGACACCAGTCTGGCCTTCTTCGATGAGTGCATGGACAAGGTGGATCCAGAGAGGTCGGACAGGCCGGATGAACAGCTGATTGACTTGGAGGAGTCTTTTAAGAG CGAGCACACCGTGTTCGTGACTCCCCCGGAGCCGAGGGACCTCCCCGATGGCAGGAAGTACAGCTACACGGTGTTCCCCGACCTGGACCACAGCCTGTTCCTCCGTCCCCCCCACCTTGCTAACCAGTTCAAACAGGTCAGCACGGCCAAGCCCAGCAGTCCCATGGCTGTCACCAGACGCACCAAGGCAGAGCTCAGGCATTCACAGAAG GTTGCAAAGAAGAACTCGGGATCTCCAATGTTGTGGGCAAA ACTGCTACTGAGCCATTGTTTCAGCCTGTGGTTCATCTGTCTGCCGGCCTACGTGAAGGCTTCTCACTCCAAGGCGCGCGCCCTGCGCACTGCCTACGACATGCTCGTCAAGATGCAGCATGCCTGCAGGAGGGACCATTTGGATGAG GTGTGCTACCGTGTTGTGATGCAGCTGTGCGGACAATACAGCCAGCCTGTCCTCGCTGTCAAGGTGCTGATGGAAATGAAGCGTAACGGCATCACCCCCAACGCCATCACCTATGGACACTACAACAAG GCTATTCTGGAGAGCCGATGGCCCACCGGTAACAGAGACGGTTTCCTACTCTGGACCAAGCTGCGCAACGCCATCCTGGCCATCGCGCAGTTCCGCCGGGGGATCAAGCGGACCGTGCTGCAGACGTCGGACAGCAGTGACGCGGACGCGGTTAGCAGAACCAGCGTGGAGAGCTTCCCCGACGGGACGGCCGCCCATACAGGTGCTGAGTTTGTCAACGATGTGGTCAAGTTGGACACGCATGATAGAATAAGCATGG GCGGCCAATCAGATCAAGGCTACAGCTCCATGACGAAGGACGAGGTGCGGCGGGGAGACAGCAGCGTGACGTCTCCCCTGACGGACCAGGACCTGAACTCCACCACCAGCAGCCAGTCCAGCGACCTCAACGCTCCGCAAGACAAGAGCAGGGGGAAGCTGGACAACAGTTCAg AAAATGAGGACGAAGACGATACAAACGGTGTGGATTCAGACGCCACGGTCCAGGAGCAGCCGAAGTTCGAGCCGGTGGACTACGACGGGCCCGAACCATTCCGTCCACGCGTCAGCAGTATCGTCCGTAACTCTGGCAGTATGAGCAGTATAAGTACTCTGAGGGGAAGCACAA GGAAGGATATTGAAGGCCACGGAAGGCCAAAAGCGAAAGTGAAACGCTTGATATCTCTGCCCGATGGCGTTGTTCCTATCG GTAGCGCAGCAGGACTTCTCATTACCAGTCAGACCTCCGTGGAGGAGCCCGTGTTCCATGAACGCTCATACAGCCTCTCCGCGGCCATCAGACCGGCGCGGTCACCCAGGAAGAGACACAAGAGCGCGGGCGACCCCTCCAAGATGAAACGTGCGGGCGGAGGCAGCGGCGGAAGCGGCAGTGGCGTAGAACGTCCGCGGTACCCGAGTGGCGACAGCAACGTCACCCTCACGGAGGTGTTGTCCCGCCAGGGCAGCCACGACAGCGAGATGGACGGGGAACTGAAGATTGACCTGTTCAAAGGCGACGCCAAGCTGCTATCTGGGCTGAGTCGAGACGACAGCCAGGGTCGGCAGAGAATGAAAGGTGCTGGGCGCCCAGCCAGCGTGGGCTGGTTCTCAGACGGGAGCCGCTCACGGTCCAGTAGCGACGCCTCCGTCATGAAACACAGGAAGGCCGCAGGGGCGGCTACGAGGTTGAAAAGAAGCTCCGGCGACAGTGCGATGTCGAGGAAACAGTCCgaggaggaggaaaagaagaagaaagaactggaggaaaagaagaagaaagaactgGTCAGGAAAGACTCATGGGAGAACCAGTGGGACCCGTTCCTGAATGAAGACCTAGATAAGGAAGAAACTGATGAAACAAAAGACGACGCAAAAGACGACGACTCTGAAGCCAAGTGCAATAGCATCGGAAGGCCTAGGATAAGACGGCCCAGCCTCACCgaggcatccttccatccattACTGCCATTGGACGATGACATGGACTCCAAACAGGAGAAAATAACAAAGTCAGTGCCAAGCGAACCAAGAGGTAAGACTGATAGGTCTCTGAGTCTGGCCCTAGAGTCGGACATGCCGAAGTTATTTCAGAACTTTGACAGCACGGGCACTTCCCCCACTTCCGCTAACACTAGTCCTCCTCGAGAAGTTCCCCGACACTTCCACAAGTCTCCCAGCTGTCACGCGAAGCTCGGCTCAGCCGGCAGTCCGCCGTTGGCTGTCCCGTTGTCGGAGAGCCCAGATGAATCAGGACTAGTCGTAGCGGTGGCCGCCTCCCTCCCCTCGAGAACGACTTCTCACAATAGACAGGGTTCGGGCACGAGTTTCAGCTTCCTGAAGTCTGCCGCTGCCAGCATGTTCAGTAGCGGTCGAGGCACCTCTCCGACTTCTTCCCCCCGCATGCCTCGCTCCATGAGCGAAGCGACTGGTATGAAGGACCGTGCCTCCCCCGCCCTCACGCCGGTCCACAGCCGCCAGGGGTCGGGCTCCAGTTCCAAACTGGACGTGTTCAAAGCCGCAGCCAGCGCGGTGGCCAGTAAACTGATGGGCAGCTCGCTGACCACAAGGTCGGACAACATGCTGAGGGCCCCTGAGCTGGACAACCTGGTGACCTTCGACGGGGACGACTCGGAAGGGGAGAGAACTCCGAAGAGGAGCTCCAGGAACCTGGACTACCTGAGCAGGAGTGAGACACACCTGGTGGGGACACCTCCGGATATGATGTCAG GGAGCCTCCCCATGCCAGGTATGCTGAACAGAAGGGACTCTCTGGACAGCCACGGGTCCTCCCGCTACGCCAGCACCCAGAGCATCTTCCACAACTACGCCATGGAGGTGCGCATGAGCAGCTGTATGAGGTGCTACAGCTGTAACACCCTGCTGTACGACGAGGAGATCATGGCCGGCTGGACAGCTGATGACTCCAACCTCAACACAGA GTGCCAGCATTGCAAGTCTCTCCTGGTGCCCTTCCTCAACGTCGTGGTGACAGACTTGAGAGGAGGAAGTCGGCAGTTCCTAACCCCCAGCCAATCAATAGAGAGCTTCCACAGCATCCAATCCGCTCCTCCGGTCCATCCCATGGCGACGTTGAGCCAGACCAGCCTGACCCGGACGGGGTCTGACCTGAGTGCAGACAGCCTGGTgcaggtgggggagggggaggtggaTGGAACAGCCATGAGCCACAGCTACAGCCCTGCCAG GCCTCACATCAGACTGAAGCACTCCTTGTCGGTGGAACATCCTCACACCAACTCTGCGCCCCAACCCATCCACATCCCCGTGGACCGACGGCGCTGCACCAGCGAGTGTGTTCCCGCGCGTAGAGAGTCGCTTGGCTCGTCCCTGAAGACCGGTCCGCTCCTGAGCGTCGAGGAGGAGCAAGACAAGAGTCTTCCTTCAAGCTTCAAGGACCAACAG GAGTTCCTGGCCGTTGCGGCGCAGCGTCCGCAGCCCGACCCCATCACGGTGCCGTACCTGAGCCCGCTGGTGCTGCGGAAGGAGGTGGAGAACGTGCTGGAGAGCGAGGGCGACAGCTCGCTGACCCGGCCCGACTTCGTGGACCAGCACCCCATCATCTACTGGAACCTGGTGTGGTACTTCCGCCGGCTGGACGTGCCCAGTAACCTGATAGGACTGGTGCTGTCTGCAGAGATCACCACCAAGGCTGCAGAG ATCCCCAAGCAGTGGCTGTCAGCAGACAGTAAACACGTGTGTGTGAAGGTTCTCTGGGACAACATCAACCTGCATGAGGAGCCGGGACAGCCTCTGTACCTCATGTGGAACGCACACG CTCAAAAGTCATCCTTGGCACACGCCCTCATCACAGAAGAGAAGCTGTCGTCGAAACG GTTCATGCAGTCGATTGTGACGAGTATCCAGAGTAACGACCTGCTGACCCCCATGAAGTACATGCTAAAGGAGTACCACAAACACAAGGCTACACAGGGGAGACACAG GAGTATCTACAGAGAGATACTTTATCTGTCCTTAGTTTCTCTGGGAAGGGACAACATTGACCATG GTAGGATCACAGCACCAT ACGCTTTTGACCGTGAGTACAAGCTAGCGTTCAGTCGGCTGTCGGAGGACCTACAGGCCATGACCCAAGAGGACGACAAACCGCCCAGCGCTCGGACTCTGTGGTGTCGGCGCATCTTCAGTTCTCTCTACCTGTAG